One Phycisphaerae bacterium RAS2 DNA window includes the following coding sequences:
- the pgsA gene encoding CDP-diacylglycerol--glycerol-3-phosphate 3-phosphatidyltransferase, producing MGWPNRISVGRLLLIAPFVGCLLSQPGHPFLRHVAVGLFALMAISDFLDGYLARRLKDESPLGAFLDPLADKLLVTFAVIILAIVGVREGIDPQTKTEFLPAWVAVAAVGKDLLVSIGFAVVYLSTTRVHIQPRRLGKWCTTVELIMVLAMLLWPELYGLGRFGYHFVRGLWIAVVALAMLSTLDYIRAGSRFIAAQAPRDPVHLDSDSRGSPR from the coding sequence ATGGGTTGGCCCAACCGCATCTCTGTCGGTCGACTTCTGCTCATCGCTCCCTTCGTCGGCTGTCTTTTGAGTCAGCCCGGGCATCCGTTCCTACGTCACGTGGCCGTGGGGTTGTTCGCCCTGATGGCGATCAGCGATTTTCTGGACGGCTATCTCGCCCGGCGGTTGAAGGATGAATCGCCCCTCGGCGCTTTTCTCGATCCGCTCGCTGACAAGCTTCTTGTTACGTTTGCCGTGATCATTCTTGCCATCGTCGGTGTTCGCGAAGGCATCGATCCGCAGACGAAGACCGAATTCCTCCCGGCGTGGGTCGCCGTGGCGGCCGTGGGAAAGGACCTGTTGGTGAGCATCGGTTTCGCGGTGGTGTATCTCTCCACGACGCGCGTGCACATTCAGCCGCGGCGGCTGGGCAAGTGGTGCACGACCGTGGAATTGATCATGGTGCTGGCGATGCTGCTTTGGCCGGAACTGTATGGGCTGGGGCGTTTCGGCTATCATTTCGTGCGGGGCTTGTGGATCGCTGTTGTGGCGCTGGCCATGTTGTCGACGCTCGACTACATCCGGGCGGGCAGCCGATTCATCGCCGCGCAGGCCCCGCGGGACCCGGTCCACCTGGATTCCGATTCGCGCGGCTCGCCGCGCTGA
- the ribBA gene encoding Riboflavin biosynthesis protein RibBA: MSDASPFATIPEALDELRAGRFIILVDDEDRENEGDLVCAAQLATPEMINFMIRQAAGKLCLTLTADTCERLHLYPQVSENTASHGTAFTVSVDAGPEFGVTSGVSAADRCRTIHRCIADDAKPSDLRRPGHISPLKAKAGGVLVRAGHTEASVDLSQLAGLKPAGLIIEILNKQGEIARLPELIELARELGLKICTIASLVEYRLQRERSVIRIESIPLQNEFGAWTLHAYESVLDSEPHVALCMGELGRHDGGGEPVRVEHPVLVRVHSQCLTGDVFGSYRCDCGEQLDLAMRRIAEVGEGVIVYLRQEGRGIGLTNKLHAYRLQDEGLDTVEANEKLGFPADKRDYGIGTQILRDLGLHQVRILTNNPKKTSRLSIYGLEVVEQLPLRIKPRPGNEKYLRTKKTKLGHLLDEE, from the coding sequence ATGTCGGACGCCTCACCCTTTGCGACGATCCCCGAAGCGCTGGACGAACTTCGCGCCGGGCGGTTCATCATTCTCGTGGACGACGAAGACCGCGAAAACGAGGGCGATCTCGTCTGCGCCGCGCAGCTCGCCACGCCCGAGATGATTAACTTCATGATCCGCCAGGCCGCCGGCAAGCTCTGCCTCACGCTCACCGCCGACACCTGCGAGCGGCTGCATCTCTATCCGCAGGTCAGCGAGAACACGGCCTCACACGGTACGGCCTTCACCGTCTCCGTCGATGCCGGGCCGGAGTTTGGCGTCACCAGCGGCGTGTCGGCGGCTGATCGCTGCCGAACGATTCACCGCTGCATTGCCGACGATGCGAAACCGTCGGACCTGCGCCGGCCGGGTCACATCAGCCCGCTGAAGGCCAAGGCCGGCGGCGTGCTGGTGCGCGCGGGGCATACCGAGGCAAGCGTTGATTTGTCGCAGTTGGCGGGTTTGAAACCGGCGGGGCTGATCATCGAGATCCTGAACAAACAGGGGGAGATCGCGCGGCTGCCGGAATTGATTGAGCTGGCACGCGAGCTGGGTTTGAAGATCTGTACGATCGCGAGCCTGGTGGAGTATCGCCTGCAGCGCGAGCGATCGGTGATACGCATCGAGTCGATCCCGCTGCAGAACGAGTTCGGCGCGTGGACGCTGCACGCGTACGAATCGGTGCTGGACAGCGAGCCGCACGTGGCGCTGTGCATGGGGGAGCTGGGTCGGCACGATGGCGGCGGCGAGCCGGTGCGCGTGGAGCACCCCGTGCTGGTACGCGTGCACAGTCAGTGTCTGACGGGCGACGTGTTCGGGTCGTATCGGTGTGACTGTGGCGAGCAGTTGGACCTCGCGATGCGGCGAATCGCCGAAGTCGGCGAAGGCGTGATCGTCTATTTGCGGCAGGAGGGCCGCGGCATCGGCCTGACGAATAAGCTGCATGCCTATCGGTTGCAGGACGAGGGGCTGGACACGGTCGAGGCGAACGAGAAGCTGGGTTTCCCGGCCGACAAGCGCGATTACGGTATCGGCACGCAGATTCTGCGAGACCTGGGGCTGCACCAGGTGCGGATTCTCACGAACAACCCGAAGAAAACAAGTCGGTTGTCAATTTACGGGTTGGAAGTCGTCGAGCAGTTGCCCCTGCGCATCAAACCCCGCCCGGGGAATGAGAAATATCTGCGCACCAAAAAGACGAAGCTCGGGCATCTGCTGGATGAGGAATAA
- the hutU gene encoding Urocanate hydratase: MTTTTQHNPSQTGPREIRSPRGNSLTCKGWHQEAALRMLHNNLDPAVAEEPDRLIVYGGTGKAARSWPDFDRIVRALRELENDETLLVQSGRAVGIVRTHEAAPRVLISNSMLVPKWANWEEFRKLEAMGLTMYGQMTAGSWIYIGSQGILQGTYETFGACARKHFGGDLSGRLVVTGGLGGMGGAQPLAGTMHGATVLCAEVDSARIRKRIETRYLDRQSSNLQEAIQWALEAKQKKEAVSIGVHANAAALLYELHDQNITPDILTDQTSAHDPLDGYVPWGAPPQSGRPELCTDWSDELFEAWRQYRQADPKGYMVESGATMADHVAYMLALQKRGAITFDYGNNLRAQAKEAWEKGNYGAGTLGDIAIWHVTYDHMPDPFAIPGFVPEYIRPLFCEGAGPFRWCALSGDPADIAVTDETILRLFPNNEHLARWIKLAGERIAFQGLPARICWLGYGERAKAGLAFNELVRTGKVKAPIVIGRDHLDCGSVASPNRETEGMKDGSDAIADWPILNALANTACGASWVSVHHGGGVGIGYSIHAGMVAVADGTKLADERLSRVLTCDPAMGVFRHVDAGYERAEEVATQRGVHLPGR, encoded by the coding sequence ATGACCACGACGACCCAGCACAACCCATCTCAAACCGGACCGCGCGAAATTCGTTCACCCCGCGGGAATTCGCTCACCTGCAAGGGCTGGCATCAGGAAGCCGCGTTGCGGATGCTGCATAACAACCTCGACCCGGCCGTGGCCGAGGAGCCGGATCGGCTGATTGTTTACGGCGGGACGGGCAAGGCGGCGCGGAGCTGGCCGGACTTTGACCGAATCGTGCGGGCGCTGCGCGAGCTTGAGAACGATGAGACGCTGCTCGTGCAAAGTGGCCGGGCGGTGGGAATCGTTCGCACGCACGAGGCGGCCCCGCGCGTGCTGATTTCCAATTCGATGCTCGTGCCGAAGTGGGCGAACTGGGAGGAGTTTCGCAAGCTGGAGGCGATGGGCCTGACGATGTACGGCCAGATGACGGCAGGCAGTTGGATCTACATCGGCTCGCAGGGAATCTTACAGGGGACCTATGAGACGTTCGGCGCGTGCGCGCGGAAGCACTTCGGTGGCGATTTGAGCGGACGGCTGGTCGTCACCGGCGGCTTGGGCGGCATGGGTGGAGCGCAGCCGCTGGCGGGGACGATGCATGGAGCGACGGTGCTGTGCGCGGAGGTGGACTCGGCAAGAATTCGCAAGCGCATTGAGACGCGGTATCTGGATCGCCAGTCATCCAATCTACAGGAAGCGATTCAATGGGCATTGGAAGCAAAGCAGAAGAAAGAAGCCGTTTCAATTGGTGTTCATGCCAATGCGGCTGCATTGCTTTACGAACTGCATGACCAAAACATCACTCCGGATATTCTCACAGATCAAACATCGGCGCATGATCCGCTGGATGGTTATGTGCCGTGGGGCGCTCCACCCCAGAGCGGTCGCCCGGAGTTATGTACGGATTGGTCAGATGAATTATTCGAAGCATGGCGACAGTATCGTCAGGCTGATCCGAAGGGATACATGGTTGAGAGCGGTGCGACGATGGCAGACCACGTCGCTTACATGTTGGCGCTGCAAAAGCGCGGTGCCATCACGTTTGATTATGGCAATAACCTTCGAGCACAAGCCAAGGAAGCGTGGGAGAAGGGGAACTACGGCGCTGGTACGCTGGGCGACATTGCAATCTGGCACGTCACGTACGATCACATGCCCGATCCCTTTGCCATTCCCGGATTTGTCCCCGAATACATCCGCCCGTTGTTCTGCGAAGGCGCCGGGCCGTTTCGATGGTGCGCGCTGTCCGGCGACCCGGCCGACATCGCCGTGACGGATGAAACGATTCTGCGGCTCTTCCCGAACAACGAACACCTCGCGCGATGGATCAAACTTGCCGGCGAGCGCATCGCATTCCAGGGACTGCCCGCGCGCATCTGCTGGCTCGGCTACGGCGAGCGTGCCAAGGCCGGCCTCGCCTTCAACGAACTCGTCCGCACCGGCAAGGTGAAAGCGCCGATCGTCATCGGCCGCGATCATCTCGATTGCGGCAGCGTCGCCAGCCCCAACCGCGAGACCGAGGGCATGAAGGACGGCAGCGATGCGATTGCCGACTGGCCGATCCTTAACGCGCTGGCGAACACGGCCTGCGGCGCGAGCTGGGTGAGCGTGCATCACGGCGGCGGCGTGGGGATCGGTTACTCGATCCACGCGGGCATGGTGGCCGTGGCCGACGGTACGAAGCTGGCGGATGAACGACTATCGCGTGTGCTGACCTGCGACCCGGCGATGGGCGTATTTCGGCACGTTGACGCGGGTTACGAGCGGGCGGAAGAGGTGGCAACGCAGCGGGGCGTTCATTTGCCCGGACGGTAG